Below is a window of Paenibacillus bovis DNA.
ACAAACTGGATCAAAATGGCACCCGGCGCAGATGCTTTAATGCTGCCTTTAGCGAAAATCCAGTACGCAAGCAATACACCCAGACCAGGACCAGGGTTGGCTTCCAGCAGGTAGAAGATGGATTTGCCATCTACCAGCTGCTGCTGTGCACCGAGTGGTGTGAAGATACCATGGTTGATTGCGTTGTTCAGGAACAGGATTTTACCAGGCTCTACAAAGATGGATACGAGTGGCAGCAAACCATGGTTAACCAGGAAGTTTACGCCAACTGTCAGGATATGCGTAAATACTTCAACGAGTGGTGCGATGCCTACATAGCCGAGAAGGGCGAGCAACATACCAATAATACCGGCAGAGAAGTTATTAACGAGCATTTCAAAACCGGATTTGATTTTACCTTCGATCATTCTGTCGAATTGTTTGATTACCCAACCACCGAGTGGACCCATAATCATGGCACCAATCAGCATTGGAATATCGGCACCAACGATGGTACCCATTGCAGCGATGGCACCAAGCACACCACCACGATGATCATGAACCAGCTTACCACCGCTATAAGCGATGAGCAGCGGAAGCAGGTAAGTGATCATTGGACTTACCAGTTCATTAAAATTGGCATTAGGCAGGTAGCCTGTTGGAATAAACAGGGCAGTCAACAGACCCCAGGCGATAAATGCGCCGATATTTGGCATGATCATGGCGCTCAGGAAACGTCCGAATGCCTGGACGCGGTCTCTGGCGCTTTTTTTCTCGCGAGCAGAAGCATTTACAGTGCTCATAATTGTTCGACCTCCATCATATATTGTTCTATTTTGCGTGTGTACAGATCTTTCATCATGCTGGAGATCTCTGCCTGAAGTCCGGCAGGGGGATCGGAGACCAGCCGGGTAACAAAGCCGGGACGGTCGATCAGCGATTTACTGACTTCGTTTACGGCTTCAAGATAGGCTTTGCTGCTGTCCCTCGGGGCAAGCAGCACGATAGCGGCATACAGTTCGGTTGGACTGCTAACTGCCGAGATTGGTTCGCTGAACCGGATAATGCCGAGGAACAGCTTGTTTACTACACTGGATCGGCAGTGAAGCAGGATCAGTCCGTCCTGTGACAGTACCGTCTCGCCCATACGTTCACGTTCATGCAGCTCCTGTTCCAGAATGCTGGAGCGTTCGGCGGAAGCGGTAAACATACCGGCGATCCGGTGGATCAGATCAGAGACAGAGGAGACCGGGAATTGATCCTTGATCACCAGCCCGGCTGTCAGATCGAGAATACCGGTCAGTGTTTCTTTATGATTGCCGAGTGTATCGGTCAGGCGTGTAGCCGGATCGGCAGCTACCGAATCCATATGACTATGCTCTGCGCTCACTTCCAGCCGGGAGACAGCACTGCGGATATCGCGGATATCTTCCGGTGAGAGCAGGGGAGAGACACGAACAGTCGGCAGCTGGCTGTCGACTTCGACGGTAGAGATAATAATATCTGCCCGGTTCTCCAGCTTGACGGCTTCTGCGGAAGAGACTACATCAATAATCTGCAGGGACGGGAATTCCCGCTTGACCCTGATCGAAAGCAGGCTGGATGTTCCCAGTCCGCTTGCGCAGGCGATAATTGCTTTGACCGGCTTGCGCTGGGCGGCTGCGTATTCGGACATGGCGCCGATATGCATGGCCAGATAGCCAATTTCGGCCTCCGGCACTTCCCGGTGAGTGAATTCACCGAGCAGCCGGGAGCATTTGCGCGCAATCTCAAAAGTCGGCCCGTACTGCTCTTTGATCTGAGTCAGCAGTGGATTGCGAATATCGAGTCCCAGACGGAGCCGCTCAATTGCCGGACCGAGATGGTTGATAAATCCGGCGAACAGTTTGCTGTTGCCTTTGAGTTCAAATCCGGTCTCGGACTCGGCCATTTTGAGAATATCCCGCGCCAGCTTGACCAGTTCAAAGCTGACATGCTCGTAATACGGGTCTGATTCGGCATTGAGGCGAGTCTCGGCTCCTTTGAGATGCATGGTGATATAACCCATTTCATCTTCAGGAATCGCAATGTCAAAAGATTGCTCCAGACGTTCCGCCAGTTTACGAGCCGTCTGGAATTCACTGAGCTGCTTGAGCTCATCCAGGATACGGGGCGCGATTACAATGCGCTGTCCGCGCCGGATGCGCTCAATCGCCAGTGCCAGATGTACAGTCAGACCGATGTATGCGCTATCGGTCAGCTTGATACGGGTATCTCGTTCCAGATCGCTGAGATACTGCTGGAGCTGGTCCATCATTCCGTCATCGACCAGATTCAACAATCGATTGCGAATATGGAACTGGACACGTCCGGCTTCTTCATCGACAGCCAGTGGCTCGCGTACCAGATGATTCAGCTGGTATTCATCGACACTCTCGTATAACAGATGAATCAATGCAGAGCGGATATGACTCTCGGTGCCTTCGACATAGATGCCAAGCCCCGGTTTGCGAACCAGTGTAATGCCAAAAGAGGACAACCACTGTTCAATTCGGTCGAGATCATTACTCAGTGTGCCTTCCGTTACTTTGAACTGGGATGCAAACGAATATAGTTTAATCGGTTCTTTGGACAGGAGAAGCTCGCTGATAATGAAGTAATGCCGTTCTTCGCGGGTATAGTCTTTCCGGGGTGTCTGTTCTTCCAGTTCACGCTGTGTACTGGCAAAGTCGGATTCACTGCCTTCCAGGGCAAGTCCCGTACCCGGTTTGCGAAGCAGCTTCAGCTTGTGCTTGCGCAGCCACTCTTCGGCAGCCGGCAATTCACGCTTGACCGTTTTCTCACTCACATCCAGATGATCTGATAGGTCACGGATTGTAATATACTCTCCATGGGAACCGACCAGAAACTGCAGCATCATCGTGAGCCGTGCGGTCAGCTTCTCCAAAATCGACAGCCTCCTCTCCAAATTCCGATTGAAAACGATATCATGAAAGCGGTGTGAGAAAATAGAACTAGTTGTTATACTTAAAAGTTTAAGCTTCTGAGGGGTGGAGATCAACGGAAAGATGCCTTGATTTGTCCTTTATCCATAAGGGACAAAGGTAAAGAAAGAACAGAAATGGGTATGTCACCAGATAGGAAAAGTTCCTTTTTCGTAACAAAGAGGAGGTCTGGAAATAACCGTTTCTTGTAGGTCATCCAGATCATTATTGGTTGGTAGGATGCGACAAATAGTGACAAAAGGAACACTGGAAAATAAATTTCAGATGGATAATGCCAGCATATTGCACACTGATTACTTCATCCATTAAACCGGAACAAAACTTGTCTAAACATTTTTAGGGTAAGTAAAAGATATAAATATCCGGCAACCATGAAAATAGGCAACAGATAGGAGAATAGAGGCTAGTACCGAATATATTTTATGAAGCAGATCAGGAAAATACGTTGCAGAAAGGGGATAGAATAGGTGAACAAAAATCAGATACATAATCAGCAGCGAGTTTTGTTTCAGGGGGATTCGATTACGGATGGTAATCGTGGACGTGACGCCGATCCCAATCATATTATGGGCCATGGTTATGCATTCTGGATTGCGGCTGAATTGGGACATGCGATGGCACCAACCCAGCCGGAATTCCTGAATCGGGGGATCAGCGGTAATCGTATTACCGATCTGCAGGCTCGCTGGAACGAAGATACCCTCCAGCTGCAGCCGGATATCATCAGTATCCTGATTGGTGTTAATGATATCCTGATGTCGATAATGAAGCCGGGAGGCTTCGATAAAATAGCGTATGAAAACGTCTATCGTCATCTATTGCAGCATACGCAGTCAGAGCTGCCGGAAGTTCAATGGATACTATGCGAGCCGTTCATTTTGCGAGGCGGACATACCGATGCAGATTGGGGCGGCTGGCAAGCGGCGGCAGCAGACTGCGCGGCAGTGGTACGGAGACTGGCAAAGGAATTCAATGCCGTCTTCGTCCCGTTGCAGGATGTTTTTGACGATGCCTGTGCAGTAGCGCCTGCTTCGTACTGGATATGGGATGGTATCCATCCAACAACTGCCGGTCACGGGCTGCTGGCGAAGCGATGGCTGGAGGTCGTCCAGAACAGTCCGGCTCGAATTGGCTAAAAGAAACTGCAATTTGCTTGCAAAGAACAACCTCCGTGGGCGTAATCATCTGCTGTATGGTTAGCCGGAATATTGATTTCACACAAAATGCCTTGCTGTCAGTCCTGGACAACGGACTGGCGGCAAGACATTTTATTAAGGCTTTTATTTTATGTTTTTTTACTTTATATAGAAGCAAAAGATTGTGGAGAAGGAAAATAACAAGCACTTTTCAGGAACGATGAGCAGGAACAGGTATAGCTATCACCGTTCCAGACAGAACGGCAGGATATTGCGTCGTTTCAGGCCGTTACAGCGGTTTTCTGGAATCGAATTCCACGGTTACTTCATGCTCCGGTTCCTCGCCGGCATACCATGGGTTCAGGTGGACGAGAACTTCGGTGACTTGTGTATCCGCAGTCATGATATTTTTCTTCATGACTCGTGAGATATCATGTCCCTGCTGGATCGTTAGTGTCGCGTCTACGCCGATTCGCACATCGACTACAATATATTGACCATGCTCACGGGCACGGATACGGTCGATTCGTTTGACTTCCGGCATATTTTTGAGCACAGCAGCATAGGCTTCGATCTTCTCGGGATGAACCGCTTTCTCCATCAGGATATCGATAGAGTCGCGTCCGGTCTCATAAGCCAGTTTGAGAATCAGCAGGGCGACGATCATACCGGCGAGCGGATCACCATACGAGAGCAACGACCAGCCGTACGCTTCACCAATCAGACCCAGACCGATACCGGCACAGGCAGCTGCCGAGGCATATACGTCTGCCAGATGATCCTGTGCTGTCGCGATTAGGCCTTTGCTGTTGGTCTCGCGTCCGATCCGCATCGTGTATACATACAGTACCAATTTCCAGACCAGAGAAATAAATGCGGCGATCAGCGCAATAATATGCGGCTGTGAAGGTGGCTCGAACAGCAGCATAAACGAATGATAACCGATGTATAACGCCGCAATCAGCAGGATACCGGCTACTACGCTGGCTCCGACGACCTCGGCTTTGCCGTGACCATACGGATGGTCTTCATCGGGCGGCATGGACGAGATGCGCATGGAGCCGAGCGCTGTCGCCGAAGCGATCACATCGCCTGCATTATGAATACCGTCCGCAATCAATACCTGACTGTTGAACAGTACACCGACGATCAGCTTGAGCAGGGTCAGGATAATATTACTGACCAGACTGGCCCAGGCTGCAAGCATGGATGAATTAAGAGTTCTACTCATTACTATGGCCTCCTGCAATCTATATCATGCCAGAATAATATCGGCATATCAGCATAGGGATAACATAACAAGCTTGTTTATTATGTAAACGAAATGATTCAACTGTAATCGGCAGCATTCCTGCCTATCAATCCCTGCCATTCAGCAGAATGAGACACAGCAGTGAACGTCCCCAACAACATGGGGAGAAATGGCACGAAGTATTAATATAGCACAAATCCACCGTTTAACCAAGAGAATTAACCGGGCGAATGTACACAGGAAAAGCGCCTCGTCTGCGGACAGAAGAGGCGCTTGCTGACAGGATACGCAGTCGTCTAGTTGATAGACAAATGGATGATCTGTCAGTGTGTATAGGTTACTCATGGCAGTAGATTACTCAGCCGGTTTGCTGTGGCTTTTTGTCCTTGTCCAGACAGCGCAGCACCTGGTATCCATAGGCAGGAAGCTGGTATTTCAGAATACCGCCTTCCAGCTCCACTTCGCGATTTTCCAGCACATCTTCCCAGTGTGTTCCTTTGATATCAATCTCAATATCGATTGGTTCACTGGAGCTGTTGAGCGCAATAATGAATTTCTCCTGCTCATCAAATCGTTCGTAGACCAGCTCGTTGCTGCCCTTGCGGGAATGCAGGAAACGGAATGTACCCTGACGGAGCGCCGGATACTGCTTGCGCATAGCGATGATCTGCTGGTAGTAGGCGAACAGCTCGCGATCCTGTTCTTCTTTTTCCCAGACCATGCAGCGGCGGCAATCCGGATCGCCTTCGCCTTCCATTCCGATCTCGTCTCCATAATAGATACAAGGGGCCCCGGTAAAGGTCATCTGGAACAGCGCGGCCAGCTTGAGACGGTTTTTGTCACCGCCTGCGACAGTCAGTGCGCGCGGCGTATCATGGCTGTCGATCAGGTTAAAGGCTACTTCCGCCACCTGACGCGGATAGCGGGACATCTGGTTGCCGATCGCATGGGAGAACGTCTGCGCATCGGTTACATCTTTAATGAAGAAATCGGTCACGGCATTTTTGAAAGGATAGTTCATCACCGAGTCGAATTGGTCGCCCTGCAGCCATGGAATCGATTCGTGCCAGATCTCGCCGAGGATATAAATATCCGGATTGATATTTTTCAGGGTCAGGCGGAATTCACGCCAGAACTGGTGATCCACCTCGTCCGCTACATCCAGACGCCAGCCGTCGATACCGTATTCTTCCGCCCAATAACGGGCTACGCCGAGCAGGTATTCTTTAACTTCCGGATTCTCGGTATTCAGCTTGGGCATCAGCGGCTCAAAGTCAAACGTATCGTACGTTGGAATTCCGTCTTCGACTGCCAGCGGGAATTTGCGTACATGGAACCAGTCTTTGTACTTGGAATTTTCGCCTTTTTCCTGTACATCGACGAAGGGAGCAAACGTTTTGCCGGAATGGTTGAATACCGCATCGAACATCACGCGGATGCCTTTGCTGTGGCAGGTGTTGACGAGCTTTTTGAGCGTTTCTTCGTCGCCAAAGCTCGGGTCGATCTTCATATAATCTTCGGTATCGTATTTATGGTTGGTGGTCGCTTTGAAAATAGGGCACAGATAGATCGCGTTCACGCCCAGCTCGGTCAGATGGTCCAGATGATCGATAATGCCCTGCAGATCACCGCCAAAGAAATTGTTCCACTCCGGCTTGCCGCCCCATGGCAGCGTGCCTTCCGGATCGTTGGACGTATCGCCATTGGCAAAGCGCTCCGGGAAAATCTGATAAAACACAGCGTCTTTTACCCATTCCGGCGTAGTGAATACATCGACCGGATTGATGAAAGGAATATCAAACAGACGATCCATCTGCGGTTCTTCCGCGCCAAATTTGTCTTCATCCATCCAGATTTCTTCCTGGTCATCCGCCAACTTGAAACCATACTTGAGACGACGGTATGGCGGCTTAACGGCACATTCCCAGTAATCGAACAGATCATCGGTAGCGAAAATACTCATCGGTACCAATTCTTTGGATTTTTCCCACATGTACTTGTCACCGGCGATTGCCCAGGCCTGCTTGACGTCCTGCTTTTTCGTGCGCAGACGCAGATGGATCGTCTCGCGGTCGTACGGATAACCCCAGTTCAATTTTGGACGGTGATAGACGGCTTCGATCAGCATGTATGTTCCTCCTGTAATTGTTATGTAAAGGCTAACGATTTTTACCCCGAAAGGTTAGAGTGGAACCATAATCTGGTATCTCTTTTGAGCAGGGTTATCCAAATCTTAAAAATGTGGAAAGGATGGTTCTTTTATTGCGGCTTTCTGCTTGATAGTTGCTGTTTGCCTGTCTATAAATGGAGTGTATATCTTTATGGCTTTGTTCAATCGTTCTATTTACAATATAGGTAGCTGTTTGTATCAAGATTATTATACATATATGGTATGATCAAATGAAAAAGAAGTTTCTTATAACAAGGATATACTTGCCGAGTTGAAATATATTATCTATAAATATCCTGAAATAATATTGATCTATACTCCAGATCTGCTGGCATCCGGTACCTACAGTATTACCGTATCTTCCGGTTCTGCTGCAATGAAAGGCCAATTGAAAGTTCATATTGATACAGATATAAAGAAACTGCAAGCAGCCAGTTGAAATCCAATCCAATGCCTGAATAAAACACAAAAAAGGAGAATTGATCCGGCTCCAAGCCAGATCGATTCTCCTTTACTTATTCCATACTATTTATTCCAGCCATTCCGGAGGACATGATCCTCTGGGTACCAGCACGGTCCGGTACTCGCCCGGTGTCTCGGACATATGCACCTGATCCGTCACGCCCTGATAATGTCCGCATACCGTATCTGCGGTAAACAACTCCGGATCAAGATAAAGATGCTCTTCGGATGATCCCGCCGTCCGGTGAGCGAACTCTTTATCAAACAATCCCATCGACATCAGCCATAGCGATACCCGGCTCAGGGAAATATGCACCCGGTAGCTGCTGCCTTCCTCGGCGCGGCGTGCCAGTGCAGCCATTGCTCCGGCAGCAGCCAGCCATGAGATGATGTAGTCATTCACGACCAGAATCGCAGGCAGCTGCGGCTTGTCCGGCGTTCCTTCCAGACACATTACGCCGGTCAGTGTACCGGCTGTCTGGTCGAATCCGATCCGGTCTGCCCATGGGCCTTCATTGCCACCGAGCGATACCGAGACATGAATAATACCCGGACGTACAGCAGCCGCTTGTTCGGGACTCAGACCAAAGCGCTCCAGATACGTAGGGCGACGATTGGCAAAGAAAATATCCGCGTCGCGCAGCAGCTCCTGCATTTTGGCCTGGCCCTGTTCATCTGCCACCTCCAGCGTCGAAGAGCGCATGCCCACATTGGCAGTGTAATAGGTCGTATCTACTTCCCAATCACCCGGACGCCAAATATTCAGTACATCCGCTCCATGCAGTGCGAGTGCACGTCCGACTCCTGAACCTGCGATGACATGACCCATACCGAGCGCACGTATGCCTTCAAGAGGAGAAGAGGCGCCGGTAGACAACGGTTCGGGATCACTCTCGCCAATCTTCTCAATCTCGATCAGCGGCTGGGCGGCGATCACATCGGATACCGGATCGCTCAGGAACTCTTCGACTGTGCGTGCGACAGGCATGACGATCCCGGCGCGACGTCCGGCTTCCTCCAGTTCGGCAGAATCCCACTGGGCAATGGCTGCAGCTACCGCTTCCGGCGTGTCCGGGCAATTCAGCAGTTTGAGTGTATTGATTTTCAGCTTTGGATACGGCTCCAGCGGCATTACCCATTTGCCATCCTTTGTCTGGTAAAAGTCGAATTTCAGTGCCTGACTTGGATCGGAAGGACTGGCTGGCGAATAGCCGTTCAACTTTTCCCATTTCCGATCATAAAAAGGAGAAAGACGATGCAGAATCTGGCGCAGATCGAGCGAAATATCCTGCCCTTTGCCACCGCGCATTCGCCATAGCTTGGCAGCAGCAACCGATTTGGCGACCATGCCGATACCTGCCGAACTGGCCAGGCGCAGTACGCTCGGTACAATAGGATCTTTGCCGGTAAAAGTAATCTGGCCGCCGCTGTCGGCTGCGGATAATCCCATACTGTTCAGCAGCTGTTCCAGTTCATGATGAATATCAAACTCTGTATGATCCGCGCGATTCTGTTCGGCCTGACGGATTTTTTCTTTTAACTGAGCTGCCGTTTCGGTGTTATTCGTATGTTGGGATATCATAGGGTTCACTCCGTTTCCAAGATAGTGTAAAAGTATGACACGGTGGAATGGCATACGTAGCAGGATTCATCGTAATCGTATGAACTCATTGTAGGCTCTAAGATTAGTAGCGTCGGGCTTAGTAGCATTCACTCCAGAAAGGAATAAGAGCACGTCCTCCGATTAAGCCTGGAGATCCTTTAATGGTGGGAAGGAATGAGGATCTCCAGGCTTAAAGGTCGTCCTTTGCTCTTATTTCCTTTCCTGCGTTTCGTCTAAGGATATCTTTGTTAATTATCTACATCATTCCAATAGAAACTAACAATTAAATAATGAAGGAATTAAGAATTGAGAAGTACAGTGATATAGAAATTTCAATAGCACGATGATTGAAAATAGAAAGGAATGATATATTTAGGAACTTAAAGTGCTTAGAAAATCACAAATCTTCGATAAGTAAATTTATACATATTATTATATAACCAATATTAGCCAAGCTCAATAAACAAGAGGTTCCCAAATGTGGCATATGCCTCAATTCAATAGAAAGTGTCTATAAAATCAAGTAAATAATCCAATAAAAAATAATCCAATAAAGGAAGCGTTTGAACTAACGATCAGTCCTAGAAATAAAGCCGTGTTGCGAAATAAAATACTATGCAAAAAAACAGGCCAGAGCATGACATGCCCCGGCCCGTCTATTACACTTATTTTGCAGTTGCAGTTGCAGTTGCAGTTGCAGTTGCAGTTGCAGTTGCAGTTGCAGTTGCAGTTGCAGTTTAGTCTTACTTCTATATCATATTACGCAATATGCAAATGCCATCAAAGATGCCTCAGCACTTAGCGGAGAGAAGGAAATAGGGGCAAAGGACGACCTTGGAGCCTGGAAATCAACCTTTTCCTACTTCCATAATTTCCAGGCTCCACTGGAGGACGTGCCCCTATTCCTTGTCGGAGCGATGGACGCACTATATCCTTGATCCCACACTCCAACAATAAACACTGTCTAGCCTATCAGATAAAACGCTACCCTACACTGTCGCTTTATCAACCACAAGCGATACTAGCAAGATCAACTCAAGCGTTGCGTTTCATTACACTTTTCAGATGGGAGAATACTTCAAAGCTCTGTTGTCCATGATACGATCCCATGCCGCTTTCACCTACGCCGCCAAATGGCAGATAGTGCGAAGTCATATGGGACAGCGTGTCATTGATACATCCGCCGCCAAAGGATACAGTGTTGAGCACCTGCTCCTGCAGTTGTTCGTCCTGGGTAAACAGGTACAATGCCAGCGGTTTTGGACGACTTACGATCTCGTCCAGCAGAGGATTCAGGTCGTCATATTCAATCACCGGCAGAATCGGTCCGAAGATCTCTTCCTGCATAATCCGGGAATCCCAGTCGATGCCGCCCAGGAGAGTAGGCTCGATCAGCAGCTGATCACGTACACTGCGGCCGCCAATCAGCACTTCTTCGCCTTCCATCAGAGCCGACAGACGGTCAAAGTTGCGTGTATTCACGATATGCGGGAAATCCGGATTTTGCAGTACATCGTCGCCCTGCTTGTCCTTGATTTCTGCCTGGATCAACTCCAGCAGCTGGCTGCGTACGTCCTTGTGGACAAGCAGATAATCCGGCGCTACGCAGGTCTGACCGGCATTGAGGAACTTGCCGCGTACAAGGCGCTGCGCTGCAATCTTCAGATCGGCATCATGGTGAACGATGCTAGGGCTTTTGCCGCCTAGTTCCAGGGTTACTGGAGTCAGATGCTCTGCAGCTGCACGCATCACGATTCGGCCGACGCCGGTGCTGCCGGTGAAGAAGATATAGTCGAATTTCTCTTTGAGCAGCGCCGTACTGGCTTCTACTTCGCCTTCTACGACAGCAATATATTCTTCCGGGAACAATTCATGGATCAGATCGTAGGTCAATTTGGATACGGCAGGTGTCAGCTCGGATGGCTTGAGTACCGCACAGTTACCGGCTGCAATTGCACCAACCAGTGGACCGAATGCCAGCTGGAACGGATAGTTCCATGGCGCAATAATCAGTGCCACGCCGTAAGGTTCAGGATAAATGGTGCTTACCGCATCCGGCAGAGCTGCTGCAGTCGGCACCTGGCGAGGTGCTGCCCACTGCTCCAGATGTTCCAGCGCAAAGTCGATCTCGCCCATAACGATGCGGATCTCCGAACCGTAGGCTTCGGCTTCGGATTTGTTAAGATCGGCGCGCAGTGCGTCGAGAATACGTTGGTGATAGTTTTCAATACCCTGTCTCAATTGACGCAGGGCAGTCATACGATAGGATACGTCTTTGGTCTGGCCTGTATAAAAGAACGTCCGCTGCTGCTGGACGAGTGGTTGTACATTAAGCATGAATAGTCAGCTCCTCAATAAATATTTGATGCAATTGTATTTATTTACATATGATCACTCGCAATATATCGGATTATAAGGCAGGAAATGTTATGTTACAATAACCAGAACTGTTGGATGTGAGGTTTATGCCACAGATGGGTAATAAATGTAGGCATAACTACCGAATAAATAGAGAAATATCGCTTACAGAAAGGATGCGACCATGAAAGAACATACCGTCGATCCGCGTGTCGTGCGCACAAGGAAAGCGCTGCATGATGCACTCAAGCAGCTGATGCAGGAGCAGCCGTATGACAAAATTACGATTCAGGATATTACCAAGCTGGCTACCGTGAACCGCAAAACCTTTTATCTGCATTATGAGACCAAGGACCATCTGCTGTATGCAGTTACGGACGGGATGCTGGATGAATTGTTTGGCGAGGCGAGGGATGCAGGTTCATTCGAACAGTCGGTGGACGAATTGCAGCGCTATATTGCGGGGCGCATTTTTGAGTATATGATTCGTTATCGGCGTTTTTTTGAAGTAATGTTTGAGCGCAAGGCGATGTTTAATTTTGTATCGTATATGAAAAGGTATATTGCGCGATTCTATGAGGAGAAGTTCGCCGAGCTGGATGACGACAAACTGCCTGTACACAAGGATGTAATCGCCAGCTATATCAGCTCTGCCTATGTAGGCATTATTCACTGGTGGCTGGAGAACGGCATGCCCTATACACCGGAGGAAATGACCGAGCAGATGATCCTGCTCAACTCCAATGGGCCAATCCAGATTATCCGCTCGTACAAGGATAAATCATAATACGGCACCACCTTCTGCGTACGACAATATCTATCTGCATGGAGAGGACGTGTTGATTATTCACAAAATCACTCTTGTTTTTACATCGCTGATGTTAACGGTCTGCTTGGCCGGCTGCACCGAAGAGACGATTACGCCTCATTCCTCCCAGACGCCAGCTGTTACTTCCAAGCCAACCACACCGGATCTGCCCGAGCAAAACAGCAGCGAGAAGCAGGCGGTACAAGCCAAGCCGAATACCGATAATATTGATTGGGATGATTTCAACGATCCGCTTGTAAATAAAGATATGGCAGCCCAGATCAAAGCATCTGTGGCAGCTATAGTAAGCCGGGATGTAGACCAGCTGCATCAAGCGATCGGCAAAGACTTGGGAAATGGATACGATTATCTGCTGGAGCATAATGTACAATTTACCAGGGTAAGTCCGGCATACAGGGAATCCGGACGGATCGTTGTTCCTGTAGAAGGGAAACGGACAGATAACGATACCGGAGAAGTAAGCGAAGCTTCTTATGTATTTTATTTTGTAAAAGGTCCAAATGGAGCTTGGACACTGGGTTCGATTGATTAAGCTTTATTGTGCTGATCAAGAGTTATTTTTGCTAAGGAAGATTTATTCTGCATAACAATAAAAAGACGCCTTTTGGGCGTCTTTGTTTTCTTTCTTAATCATCATTAGTCGGAGATGCCTGCTGTTGCTGCTTCATTCACGCGTGCATTGTCTTTGATCTTGTTCAGTAGTCTTCGCAACACGATCAATTCGTCATCAGAGATCCCGTCCATCAGATCCAGGCTGATCTCTTTCATAATGACAGCGACTTCCTGCTCTAGCTGTGCGCCTTCGGGAGTTAGATAGATTTTGAAGCAGCGGCGATCATCGGTACAGGTAATCTTGCGAATAAACCCTTTGCTCTCCAGATTGGAGATCATGCGCGTAATATTGGTTTTATCCTTGCCCAGACGCTCGCCGATTTCATTCTGAGCGAGTCCGTCCTTTTTCCACAGCAGCATTAATACAAAAGTCTGCTCGGGAGCAAGATTGAAAGGAGCTAATTTATTTTTGATATATCCGGCAATCGC
It encodes the following:
- a CDS encoding CoA transferase, whose amino-acid sequence is MISQHTNNTETAAQLKEKIRQAEQNRADHTEFDIHHELEQLLNSMGLSAADSGGQITFTGKDPIVPSVLRLASSAGIGMVAKSVAAAKLWRMRGGKGQDISLDLRQILHRLSPFYDRKWEKLNGYSPASPSDPSQALKFDFYQTKDGKWVMPLEPYPKLKINTLKLLNCPDTPEAVAAAIAQWDSAELEEAGRRAGIVMPVARTVEEFLSDPVSDVIAAQPLIEIEKIGESDPEPLSTGASSPLEGIRALGMGHVIAGSGVGRALALHGADVLNIWRPGDWEVDTTYYTANVGMRSSTLEVADEQGQAKMQELLRDADIFFANRRPTYLERFGLSPEQAAAVRPGIIHVSVSLGGNEGPWADRIGFDQTAGTLTGVMCLEGTPDKPQLPAILVVNDYIISWLAAAGAMAALARRAEEGSSYRVHISLSRVSLWLMSMGLFDKEFAHRTAGSSEEHLYLDPELFTADTVCGHYQGVTDQVHMSETPGEYRTVLVPRGSCPPEWLE
- a CDS encoding aldehyde dehydrogenase codes for the protein MLNVQPLVQQQRTFFYTGQTKDVSYRMTALRQLRQGIENYHQRILDALRADLNKSEAEAYGSEIRIVMGEIDFALEHLEQWAAPRQVPTAAALPDAVSTIYPEPYGVALIIAPWNYPFQLAFGPLVGAIAAGNCAVLKPSELTPAVSKLTYDLIHELFPEEYIAVVEGEVEASTALLKEKFDYIFFTGSTGVGRIVMRAAAEHLTPVTLELGGKSPSIVHHDADLKIAAQRLVRGKFLNAGQTCVAPDYLLVHKDVRSQLLELIQAEIKDKQGDDVLQNPDFPHIVNTRNFDRLSALMEGEEVLIGGRSVRDQLLIEPTLLGGIDWDSRIMQEEIFGPILPVIEYDDLNPLLDEIVSRPKPLALYLFTQDEQLQEQVLNTVSFGGGCINDTLSHMTSHYLPFGGVGESGMGSYHGQQSFEVFSHLKSVMKRNA
- a CDS encoding TetR/AcrR family transcriptional regulator; translation: MKEHTVDPRVVRTRKALHDALKQLMQEQPYDKITIQDITKLATVNRKTFYLHYETKDHLLYAVTDGMLDELFGEARDAGSFEQSVDELQRYIAGRIFEYMIRYRRFFEVMFERKAMFNFVSYMKRYIARFYEEKFAELDDDKLPVHKDVIASYISSAYVGIIHWWLENGMPYTPEEMTEQMILLNSNGPIQIIRSYKDKS
- a CDS encoding MarR family winged helix-turn-helix transcriptional regulator, translating into MPYDLENSYTVFIRDVHLAIAGYIKNKLAPFNLAPEQTFVLMLLWKKDGLAQNEIGERLGKDKTNITRMISNLESKGFIRKITCTDDRRCFKIYLTPEGAQLEQEVAVIMKEISLDLMDGISDDELIVLRRLLNKIKDNARVNEAATAGISD